From Candoia aspera isolate rCanAsp1 chromosome 4, rCanAsp1.hap2, whole genome shotgun sequence, a single genomic window includes:
- the LOC134495535 gene encoding uncharacterized protein LOC134495535 produces the protein MGGCMSSNLQMHLYKWESCKNQTLFIHNSTKQHNIQENRPEEREKDGSPRGQYKNGLLSVTLDQVQLANSGQYVCAGMCDDVYKESKIELEVEEEITAGIGEVAVFTFQPLETCSLSHLKLLWRRADSGKSQQIYSYLHQEACPIIYSEDTLGDRCFSSHGPVSKEWFGKKYQQRIEISKSQMLMRNVTLFKVSNIQREDAGQYLISVESQELRKAVIFTLSVTGIRSSEVFSWVFPIFIILDLVFIAAKYNFKHKGFRGFERTNGSSEDSHLSGSDPQPLHGKCEFSSVHNLP, from the exons ATGGGAGGATGCATGTCTTCCAACCTTCAGATGCACTTGTATAAATGGGAATCCTGCAAAAATCAAACACTGTTTATCCACAATAGCACAAAGCAACACAATATTCAAGAAAACCgtccagaagagagagagaaggatggcTCACCCAGAGGACAGTACAAGAATGGGCTTCTCTCTGTGACACTTGATCAAGTGCAACTAGCAAACAGTGGCCAGTATGTCTGTGCTGGGATGTGTGACGATGTCTATAAAGAATCTAAAATAGAGTTGGAAGTAGAAG aaGAAATTACAGCTGGTATTGGGGAAGTTGCTGTTTTCACCTTCCAGCCACTTGAGACATGCAGTCTCTCCCATCTGAAACTGCTTTGGAGAAGAGCAGATTCTGGGAAAAGCCAGCAAATCTATTCTTATCTGCATCAGGAAGCCTGCCCAATTATTTATTCTGAAGACACCCTTGGTGACAGGTGCTTTTCTTCACATGGACCCGTCAGTAAAGAATGGTTTGGAAAGAAATATCAACAAAGGATTGAGATCTCCAAAAGTCAGATGCTTATGAGAAATGTTACTTTATTTAAAGTAAGCAACATTCAGAGAGAAGATGCAGGGCAGTATCTGATTTCAGTGGAATCTCAGGAGCTTCGCAAAGCAGTCATCTTCACCCTTTCTGTGACAG GCATCAGGTCTTCTGAGGTTTTCTCCTGGGTGTTTCCTATCTTCATCATCCTTGACTTGGTCTTTatagctgcaaaatacaatttcaaacatAAAG GGTTTAGAGGTTTTGAAAGAACCAATGGCAGCTCCGAAGACAGTCATCTCTCAGGCTCTGATCCCCAGCCTCTACATGGCAAGTGTGAGTTTTCTTCAGTGCACAATCTTCCATAA